From Solwaraspora sp. WMMD1047, the proteins below share one genomic window:
- a CDS encoding DoxX family protein, with amino-acid sequence MTTNGEVTTPETAAPVRPTGRLANVGLWILQVLLALAFGMAGASKLAGQEQQVELFDDIGLGQWLRYLTGALEVAGAIGLLIPALAGLAALGLAGVMLGAVLTDAFIIEGSPVFPLVLLALAALVAWGRRDRLAETGGRLLGRPRPTD; translated from the coding sequence ATGACCACGAACGGGGAAGTCACCACGCCGGAGACCGCGGCACCGGTCCGGCCCACGGGTCGGTTGGCCAATGTCGGGCTCTGGATCCTGCAGGTGCTGCTCGCCCTCGCCTTCGGAATGGCCGGGGCCAGCAAGCTCGCCGGCCAGGAGCAGCAGGTCGAGCTCTTCGACGACATCGGGCTCGGCCAGTGGCTGCGCTACCTCACCGGCGCGCTGGAGGTGGCCGGCGCGATCGGACTGTTGATCCCGGCGCTGGCCGGCCTGGCCGCGCTCGGGCTGGCCGGCGTGATGCTGGGCGCGGTGCTCACCGACGCCTTCATCATCGAGGGCAGCCCGGTCTTCCCGCTGGTGCTGCTCGCCCTGGCCGCGCTGGTCGCCTGGGGCCGCCGGGACCGACTGGCCGAGACCGGCGGCCGGCTGCTCGGCCGGCCCCGGCCGACCGACTGA
- a CDS encoding carbohydrate ABC transporter permease, whose protein sequence is MTVQTVSTAPAPRRSKGVVRVLILVVVLAFVLYPLLWMVGSSLKSPTEVVSNLSILPTEVTWANYPDGWNYIRGLSFGRFFLNSTMISLATVVANALSCLVAAYAFARLRFRLRKVWFAVMIGTLLLPSHVLIVPQYVMFNSFGWVDTPLPLIVPKLLATEAFFVFLMVQFMRGIPRELDDAAKIDGCSPYGVFRHVILPLSRPALVTTAIFSFIWTWNDFFTQLVYLPSPTSYTVPIGLRLFIDSSGQTSLGPMFAMSVLSLLPVFLFFLAFQRMLVQGINTSGLKG, encoded by the coding sequence ATGACCGTCCAGACAGTATCGACCGCGCCCGCCCCGCGGCGTTCGAAGGGCGTCGTGCGGGTGCTCATCCTGGTCGTGGTGCTCGCCTTCGTGCTCTACCCGCTGCTCTGGATGGTCGGCTCGTCGCTGAAGTCACCGACCGAGGTGGTCAGCAACCTGTCGATCCTGCCCACCGAGGTGACCTGGGCCAACTACCCGGACGGCTGGAACTACATCCGGGGACTCAGCTTCGGCCGGTTCTTCCTGAACAGCACGATGATCTCGCTGGCCACGGTGGTCGCGAACGCGCTCTCCTGCCTGGTGGCCGCGTACGCGTTCGCCCGGCTGCGGTTCCGGTTGCGCAAGGTGTGGTTCGCCGTCATGATCGGCACCCTGCTGCTCCCCAGCCACGTGCTGATCGTGCCGCAGTACGTGATGTTCAACAGCTTCGGCTGGGTCGACACGCCACTGCCGCTGATCGTGCCCAAACTGCTCGCCACCGAGGCGTTCTTCGTCTTCCTGATGGTGCAGTTCATGCGGGGCATCCCCCGCGAACTCGACGACGCGGCGAAAATCGACGGCTGCTCGCCGTACGGTGTCTTCCGGCACGTGATCCTGCCGCTGAGCCGGCCGGCACTTGTCACAACGGCGATCTTCTCGTTCATCTGGACCTGGAACGACTTCTTCACCCAGCTCGTCTACCTGCCCAGCCCGACCAGCTACACGGTGCCGATCGGCCTGCGACTGTTCATCGACTCCAGCGGACAGACCTCGCTCGGCCCGATGTTCGCCATGTCGGTGCTCTCGCTGCTGCCGGTGTTCCTGTTCTTCCTGGCCTTCCAGCGGATGCTGGTCCAGGGCATCAACACCAGCGGACTCAAAGGGTGA
- a CDS encoding sugar ABC transporter permease, whose translation MAGYVFLSPWLLGLMAITAFPMLFSLYLSFTNYDVLSTWDQIEWLGFDNYRRMFTEDPAYWHAVRVTLTYAFVAVPLKLAAALGVALLLNRERRGVGLFRSLFYLPSLLGGSVALALVWRAMFGGDGAFNSFIGLFGFEGASWVNDPKWALETLMVLAIWQFGAPMVIFLAGLKQVPTELYEAASVDGAGRFRQFWNVTLPMLSPVIFFNLVLETINGFQGFTSAYVISNGTGGPVYSTLLYTLHIYDQGFGEFRMGYASALSWVFLLAIALITVVFFSTGRFWVHYSDGDD comes from the coding sequence GTGGCCGGCTACGTCTTCCTGTCGCCGTGGCTGCTCGGTCTGATGGCCATCACGGCCTTCCCGATGCTGTTCTCGCTCTACCTGAGCTTCACCAACTACGACGTGCTCTCCACCTGGGACCAGATCGAGTGGCTCGGGTTCGACAACTACCGGCGGATGTTCACCGAGGACCCGGCCTACTGGCACGCGGTCCGGGTGACCCTGACGTACGCCTTCGTCGCGGTCCCCCTCAAGCTCGCCGCCGCGCTCGGCGTGGCGCTGCTGCTCAACCGCGAACGGCGCGGGGTGGGGCTGTTCCGCAGCCTCTTCTACCTGCCCTCACTGCTCGGCGGCAGTGTCGCGCTCGCCCTGGTCTGGCGGGCCATGTTCGGTGGCGACGGCGCCTTCAACAGCTTCATCGGCCTCTTCGGGTTCGAGGGCGCATCCTGGGTGAACGACCCGAAGTGGGCGCTGGAGACCCTGATGGTGCTGGCCATCTGGCAGTTCGGCGCCCCGATGGTGATCTTCCTGGCCGGGCTGAAGCAGGTGCCGACCGAGCTGTACGAGGCGGCCTCGGTGGACGGCGCGGGCCGGTTCCGACAGTTCTGGAACGTGACGCTGCCGATGCTCTCCCCGGTCATCTTCTTCAACCTGGTGCTGGAGACCATCAACGGCTTCCAGGGCTTCACCTCCGCGTACGTGATCAGCAACGGCACCGGCGGCCCGGTCTACTCCACCCTGCTCTACACCCTGCACATCTACGACCAGGGCTTCGGCGAGTTCCGGATGGGCTACGCCTCGGCGCTGTCCTGGGTCTTCCTGCTCGCCATCGCGCTCATCACGGTGGTCTTCTTCAGCACCGGCCGGTTCTGGGTGCACTACTCGGACGGAGACGACTGA
- a CDS encoding Hsp70 family protein, whose amino-acid sequence MAGQGGGYAIGVDLGTSNTVAVLSWPDGRTRALLFDGQPIMPSGVFVDGSGRPHVGRDAQRLAQGDPARFEPNPKRRVDEPGVLLGDREVPTVELFAALLRAVAGAAVEAVGFLPPAVLTYPAGWGARRRDVLVAAVSRAGWPPVRTAATPAAGTVLVPEPVAAARYFTDVLRRPVPVGASLAVFDFGGGTLDVAVVRNEGVDSAGRARFAVIGSGGIAELGGLDLDAALVEHLAGPISAAAPQVWRQLREPAGATQWRNRRQFWDDVRGAKEMLSRASVAPVPVPGVDQAVHLTRDELERVAGPLLRRAVFETATVIANCRLAPHQLAGLFLVGGSSRVPLVARMLHAELGVAPTVLEQPELPVAEGALAEAVRPPGQPHPTSAPPVPAMSGGATPLTAPAPTAPGSAAPASTAPVSGMPGSAVPVSGAPTSGGASGAGAVPGQPGFPAGAQSGFPGAAGHHGFPATGQPGFPASGQPGFPGAAGQPGYPAEGGRTGFAPPPGSPAGRPAADGLAGRGAVGAWWRRRAVWIATAAVVALAGVVAAAVLYLNRGGYDDLEFQTFADIGRVPAGAERPSDTYTAVLGNRAYVATELADQRLDVAAVEADTARELWRIQTAASPEGWSHLSATPRALLAFADAIGTDTPREMIAFDPANGRRLWSLSMRGEDEVRVFDEVLVFVDRTANRLVGRDLRDGDERWTLPTPVGEYESTDTAVYTVTTDADLGGPGDVAGVALAPVRDDDQRIVQIGADRSARVIDVTDGEVVRSRTNVADPDDVVLAHEGRLYAALAEGGYWLAEYDLASMGEPRNVYRAPDDRRRVGGLVPCGKRQVCLLESVGLDRATTELVAVDTEKQGARWRRPVPDAQVLMPVGDHVLTANTMSEYRFTIFRPDGGELLRRDGVAVRVNGGNLLAFAESPSTFPDDASVAGVGVGSASPVELGQLKGVRAAGCSWNESVIVCPSESDFVLRRFAQD is encoded by the coding sequence ATGGCAGGGCAGGGCGGCGGGTACGCGATCGGTGTCGACCTCGGCACCTCCAACACGGTCGCGGTGCTGAGCTGGCCGGACGGCCGGACCCGGGCGCTGCTCTTCGACGGCCAGCCGATCATGCCCTCCGGGGTCTTCGTCGACGGGTCGGGTCGGCCGCACGTCGGCCGGGACGCCCAGCGGCTGGCCCAGGGCGATCCGGCGCGGTTCGAGCCCAACCCGAAGCGCCGGGTGGACGAGCCCGGGGTGCTGCTCGGCGACCGTGAGGTGCCGACCGTGGAGCTGTTCGCCGCGCTGCTGCGCGCGGTGGCCGGCGCCGCCGTCGAGGCGGTCGGCTTCCTGCCGCCCGCCGTGCTGACCTACCCGGCCGGCTGGGGCGCCCGCCGGCGGGACGTGCTCGTCGCGGCGGTCAGCCGGGCCGGTTGGCCGCCGGTGCGCACCGCGGCGACGCCGGCCGCCGGGACCGTGCTGGTGCCCGAGCCGGTCGCCGCGGCCCGGTACTTCACCGACGTGCTGCGCCGCCCGGTGCCGGTCGGTGCCTCGCTGGCGGTCTTCGACTTCGGCGGCGGCACCCTGGACGTCGCGGTGGTCCGCAACGAGGGCGTCGACAGTGCGGGCCGGGCCCGGTTCGCCGTGATCGGGTCCGGTGGCATCGCGGAGCTCGGCGGTCTCGACCTGGACGCGGCTCTTGTCGAGCACCTGGCCGGCCCGATCAGCGCCGCCGCGCCCCAGGTGTGGCGGCAGTTGCGGGAACCGGCCGGCGCCACCCAGTGGCGCAACCGTCGGCAGTTCTGGGACGACGTCCGGGGAGCCAAGGAGATGCTCTCCCGGGCCAGCGTGGCGCCGGTCCCGGTGCCCGGCGTCGACCAGGCCGTGCACCTGACTAGGGACGAGTTGGAGCGGGTCGCCGGCCCGTTGCTGCGGCGCGCGGTCTTCGAGACCGCGACGGTGATCGCGAACTGCCGGCTGGCGCCGCACCAGCTCGCCGGGCTTTTCCTGGTCGGCGGCTCGTCCCGGGTGCCGCTGGTGGCCCGGATGCTCCACGCCGAGCTGGGGGTCGCCCCGACGGTCCTGGAACAGCCGGAGCTGCCGGTGGCGGAGGGCGCGCTGGCGGAGGCGGTCCGGCCACCAGGCCAGCCGCATCCGACGTCCGCGCCGCCGGTGCCCGCCATGTCCGGCGGCGCCACCCCGCTCACCGCCCCGGCCCCGACCGCGCCGGGTTCTGCCGCACCCGCTTCCACCGCACCGGTTTCGGGTATGCCCGGTTCTGCCGTACCGGTTTCCGGCGCACCGACCTCCGGCGGCGCGTCCGGCGCCGGCGCGGTGCCCGGGCAGCCCGGCTTCCCGGCCGGGGCGCAGTCCGGCTTCCCCGGAGCGGCCGGGCACCATGGCTTCCCGGCAACCGGGCAGCCCGGCTTTCCCGCCTCCGGGCAGCCCGGCTTCCCCGGGGCGGCCGGCCAGCCTGGCTACCCGGCCGAAGGTGGGCGGACCGGCTTCGCGCCGCCGCCCGGCAGCCCGGCCGGCCGACCGGCTGCGGACGGGTTGGCGGGTCGGGGAGCGGTCGGTGCGTGGTGGCGACGGCGGGCAGTTTGGATCGCCACCGCCGCGGTGGTCGCGCTGGCCGGTGTGGTCGCGGCGGCGGTGCTGTACCTGAACCGCGGCGGCTACGACGACCTCGAGTTCCAGACGTTCGCCGACATCGGCCGGGTTCCGGCGGGCGCCGAGCGGCCCTCCGACACCTACACCGCCGTGCTCGGCAACCGGGCGTACGTCGCCACCGAGCTGGCCGACCAGCGGCTGGACGTGGCCGCCGTGGAGGCCGATACGGCGCGGGAACTGTGGCGGATTCAGACCGCCGCCAGCCCCGAGGGGTGGAGCCACCTCAGTGCCACCCCGAGGGCGCTGCTCGCCTTCGCCGATGCGATCGGCACCGACACCCCGCGCGAGATGATCGCCTTCGACCCGGCGAACGGCCGCCGGCTGTGGAGCCTGAGCATGCGCGGCGAGGACGAGGTACGCGTCTTCGACGAGGTGCTGGTCTTCGTCGACCGGACCGCCAATCGGCTGGTCGGCCGGGACCTGCGCGACGGTGACGAGCGGTGGACGCTGCCCACCCCGGTCGGCGAGTACGAGTCGACCGACACCGCCGTCTACACCGTCACCACCGATGCCGACCTGGGTGGGCCGGGCGACGTGGCCGGCGTGGCGCTGGCCCCGGTCCGCGACGACGACCAGCGGATAGTGCAGATCGGCGCGGACCGGTCGGCCCGCGTCATCGACGTCACAGACGGCGAGGTGGTGCGGAGCCGGACCAACGTGGCGGACCCGGACGACGTGGTGCTGGCGCACGAGGGCCGGCTCTACGCCGCCCTGGCCGAGGGCGGTTACTGGCTGGCCGAGTACGACCTGGCGAGCATGGGCGAGCCGCGCAACGTCTACCGCGCACCGGACGACCGGCGGCGGGTCGGTGGCCTGGTGCCGTGCGGGAAGCGGCAGGTGTGCCTGCTGGAGTCGGTTGGTTTGGACCGGGCGACCACCGAGTTGGTGGCGGTGGACACCGAGAAGCAGGGCGCGCGCTGGCGCCGGCCGGTGCCGGACGCGCAGGTGTTGATGCCGGTGGGCGACCATGTGCTGACCGCCAACACGATGTCCGAGTACCGCTTCACGATCTTCCGGCCGGATGGTGGCGAGCTGCTGCGGCGCGACGGGGTGGCGGTCCGGGTCAACGGTGGCAATCTGCTGGCCTTCGCCGAGAGCCCGTCGACCTTTCCCGACGACGCCAGCGTGGCCGGGGTGGGGGTCGGCTCGGCCAGCCCGGTCGAGCTCGGTCAGCTCAAGGGCGTACGGGCGGCGGGCTGCTCGTGGAACGAGTCCGTGATCGTCTGCCCCTCCGAGTCCGACTTCGTGCTCCGACGGTTCGCGCAGGACTGA
- a CDS encoding MarR family transcriptional regulator, with amino-acid sequence MSGPEQVATGVQLDPDRIETVELILDLSQAMTANLCAAAREHGLTPPQARAVLGLGAPAPMRDLANHLSCDKSHVTGLVDGLERLGLVDRQPDPRDRRVRHLVLTPAGQRVRDQLRVRLYVDAPAVGNLTPTEEEQLRALLRRALQPTD; translated from the coding sequence ATGAGCGGACCGGAGCAGGTGGCGACCGGGGTCCAGCTCGACCCCGACCGGATCGAGACGGTCGAGCTGATCCTGGACCTGTCCCAGGCGATGACCGCCAATCTCTGCGCCGCCGCCAGGGAACACGGCCTGACGCCGCCGCAGGCCCGGGCGGTGCTCGGGCTCGGGGCGCCGGCCCCCATGCGCGACCTGGCCAACCATCTCTCCTGCGACAAGTCACACGTGACGGGCCTGGTCGACGGTCTGGAGCGGCTCGGTCTGGTGGACCGGCAGCCCGACCCCCGGGACCGGCGGGTCCGGCACCTGGTGCTCACCCCCGCCGGCCAGCGGGTACGCGACCAGTTGCGGGTCCGCCTCTACGTCGACGCCCCGGCCGTCGGCAACCTGACGCCGACCGAGGAGGAGCAGCTGCGCGCGCTGCTCCGCCGAGCCCTACAGCCGACCGACTGA